A region from the Zonotrichia albicollis isolate bZonAlb1 chromosome 17, bZonAlb1.hap1, whole genome shotgun sequence genome encodes:
- the KCNS1 gene encoding delayed-rectifier potassium channel regulatory subunit KCNS1, translating into MVNKTLNYWGPSFEEDVININVGGLRRRLSSSALSKFPDTRLGRLLSCDSEESILQLCDDYDVSAREFYFDRNPGFFLYVLHFYQTGKLHVMEELCVFSFCQEIEYWGINEFFLDSCCSYRYHERKLESRHHNWDEESEVSSVDTSPDEISDINHDLLRYSTLRCGNLRKRLWLTMENPGYSIPSKLFSFVSISVVLVSIATMCIHSMPEYQEVDESGNVLDEPILHKLEYFCISWFTFEVSSRLLLSPNPRKFFKHPLNLIDIVSVLPFYFTLLVDVTMGSDSELGNLGKVVQVFRLMRIFRVLKLARHSTGLRSLGATLKHSYREVGILLLYLAVGVSVFSGVAYTAEKEEDVGFDTIPACWWWGTVSMTTVGYGDVVPVTVAGKLAASGCILGGILVVALPITIIFNKFSHFYRKQKALEAAVRNSGKNEPEEGGSDSEALSETSLDKPSPERQGLTPRAQPSP; encoded by the exons ATGGTCAACAAGACCTTAAACTACTGGGGTCCCAGTTTTGAGGAGGACGTTATCAACATCAACGTGGGCGGCCTGCGGCGGCGGCTGAGCTCCAGCGCGCTCTCCAAATTCCCCGACACGCGCCTGGGCCGGCTGCTCTCCTGCGACTCGGAGGAGtccatcctgcagctctgcgATGACTACGACGTGAGCGCCAGGGAGTTCTACTTCGACAGAAACCCCGGCTTCTTCCTCTACGTCCTCCACTTCTACCAGACGGGCAAGCTGCACGTCATGGAGGAGCTGTGCGTCTTCTCCTTCTGCCAGGAGATTGAGTACTGGGGCATCAACGAGTTCTTCCTGGACTCCTGCTGCAGCTACCGCTACCACGAGCGCAAGCTGGAGAGCCGGCACCACAACTGGGATGAGGAGAGCGAGGTGAGCAGCGTGGACACGTCCCCTGATGAGATCTCTGACATCAACCATGACCTGCTGCGCTACAGCACCCTGCGCTGCGGCAACCTGCGCAAGCGCCTCTGGCTCACCATGGAGAACCCCGGCTACTCCATCCCCAGCAAGCTCTTCAGCTTTGTGTCCATCAGCGTGGTGCTGGTGTCCATAGCCACCATGTGCATCCACAGCATGCCAGAGTACCAGGAGGTGGATGAGAGTGGCAATGTGCTCGATGAACCCATCCTGCACAAGCTGGAGTATTTCTGCATCTCCTGGTTCACCTTCGAAGTGTCCTCCCGCCTCCTGCTCTCACCCAACCCCAGGAAGTTCTTCAAGCACCCACTGAACCTGATTGACATTGTGTCAGTGTTGCCTTTCTACTTCACCCTCCTGGTGGACGTGACCATGGGCAGTGACTCAGAGCTGGGCAACCTGGGCAAGGTGGTGCAGGTGTTTCGGCTCATGAGGATATTCCGGGTGCTGAAGCTGGCTCGGCACTCCACTGGACTCAGGTCACTGGGGGCCACCTTGAAG CACAGCTACAGGGAGGTGGGGATCCTGCTGCTCTACCTGGCTGTGGGGGTCTCTGTGTTCTCTGGCGTGGCCTACACTGCTGAGAAAGAGGAGGACGTCGGCTTCGACACCATCCCGGCGTGCTGGTGGTGGGGCACGGTCAGCATGACCACCGTGGGCTACGGGGACGTGGTGCCCGTCACCGTGGCGGGCAAGCTGGCGGCCTCCGGCTGCATCCTGGGGGGCATCCTGGTCGTGGCGCTGCCCATCACCATCATCTTCAACAAGTTCTCCCATTTCTACCGCAAGCAGAAGGCGCTGGAGGCGGCCGTGAGGAACAGCGGCAAGAATGAGCCTGAGGAGGGCGGCAGCGACTCCGAGGCCCTGAGCGAGACCTCCCTGGACAAGCCCAGCCCCGAGCGCCAGGGCCTCACCCccagggcccagcccagcccctga